In Drosophila simulans strain w501 chromosome X, Prin_Dsim_3.1, whole genome shotgun sequence, one DNA window encodes the following:
- the LOC6724892 gene encoding COA8 family protein CG14806, mitochondrial, which produces MNKCFRCQPRISLFQFSLPRCYAAVQPGCPPPQEKPVVGLPHKPDPKTVKCDYIGPPDAQSNLRPYVRHYGDEETRLARSLRLKRIEVEAWNTDFWTKHNKRFYEEKEDFIRLHKESGTSEVSADQMSHFYKAFLDKNWRIHIMYNISWYLKNFDILTLAAAVQLQRLLALAKRRS; this is translated from the exons atgaacaaatgtTTTAGGTGCCAGCCCCGGATATCGCTTTTCCAGTTCAGC CTACCGCGATGCTATGCCGCAGTGCAACCAGGATGTCCACCGCCACAAGAAAAACCCGTCGTCGGTTTGCCACACAAGCCCGATCCCAAGACGGTGAAGTGTGACTATATAGGACCGCCGGACGCGCAATCAAACCTACGTCCGTACGTACGGCACTACGGCGATGAAGAGACGCGGCTGGCAAGGAGCCTGCGCCTTAAGCGGATCGAGGTGGAGGCATGGAACACGGACTTCTGGACCAAACACAATAAGCGCTTCTACGAG GAAAAGGAAGACTTCATCCGCCTGCACAAGGAGAGCGGAACTAGCGAAGTGTCCGCGGACCAGATGAGCCACTTCTACAAAGCGTTCCTCGACAAGAACTGGCGCATCCACATCATGTACAACATCTCCTGGTACCTGAAGAACTTCGACATACTCACCCTGGCCGCCGCAGTCCAGCTCCAGAGGCTTCTGGCGCTGGCCAAGCGGAGATCTTAG
- the LOC6724889 gene encoding WD repeat-containing protein 18, giving the protein MEDAVEALFISTSSEDNTTCSVQDLRTGTDLMRYKGGGCAQHHSLNMIHLNYVMAANSAKPLLHVWPINKQEQMAGLRFVVPGKVNALALTPDGNFLVAGIQENIYLWHMSSGRMLNTLSKHYQAITCLRFTDNGEHFISGGKDGAVLVWDLTFSAAPLDTGGGKDSTEPLYSFNDHGLAVTDLYSGIGGIRSYLYTVSLDRCCKVYDLCGGVLLLSVVFPVALHSVIVSKMETRVYVGSSDGKVFVFHMENAPRMKEYHLEEEEIQAFVGHTSGKAITCLALNISATTLVSGGEDNQVCVWDVGSRQLIKSLSQKGPVTNLHIRLLSPAIFLPEHKQPQMFADSLKRMISPWDENDCIELFDPDYSGGRKTPELDYTQSHPGTDEEIILKLIVSMSSGKNEDDDEIEAETKATNVEPAAEVVDSEVEDEEPEDEPMETTTKEAKSENSYAEYKPGSAQTSDERVQKLLAENACLKAQSKRMFQIAFKYIASSDTGQGEIAEKTKRKKALETQ; this is encoded by the exons ATGGAAGACGCCGTTGAGGCCCTTTTCATAAGCACGAGCAGCGAGGACAACACGACATGCAGCGTGCAGGATTTGCGGACAGGCACAGACCTGATGCGCTACAAGGGCGGTGGATGCGCCCAGCACCACAGCCTGAATATGATCCACCTGAACTACGTGATGGCGGCAAACTCGGCCAAGCCACTGCTCCACGTGTGGCCCATCAACAAGCAGGAGCAGATGGCCGGACTGCGGTTCGTGGTGCCCGGCAAGGTCAACGCATTGGCCCTGACGCCGGATGGGAACTTTTTGGTGGCCGGCATCCAGGAGAACATCTATCTATGGCACATGAGCTCCGGCCGTATGCTTAACACCCTGTCCAAGCACTACCAGGCGATCACTTGCCTGCGCTTCACGGACAACGGCGAGCACTTCATCAGCGGCGGCAAGGACGGAGCTGTGCTTGTCTGGGATCTCACCTTCTCCGCCGCCCCACTGGACACGGGCGGGGGCAAGGATAGCACGGAGCCGTTGTACAGCTTTAACGATCACGGTCTGGCGGTCACTGATCTATACTCCGGCATCGGAGGCATCCGTTCCTATCTGTACACCGTGTCGCTGGATCGCTGCTGCAAGGTGTACGACCTGTGCGGGGGCGTCTTGCTGCTGAGTGTGGTGTTCCCAGTGGCCCTGCACAGCGTGATTGTCAGCAAGATGGAAACCAGGGTGTATGTTGGCTCCAGTGACGGCAAGGTGTTTGTCTTTCATATGGAAAACGCGCCGCGCATGAAG GAATACCACCTAGAGGAGGAAGAAATCCAGGCCTTTGTGGGCCACACATCCGGCAAGGCCATCACCTGCCTGGCTCTGAATATAAGCGCTACAACGCTGGTCTCCGGGGGCGAGGACAACCAGGTCTGCGTCTGGGACGTGGGTAGCAGGCAACTTATCAAGAGCCTGTCCCAAAAAGGCCCGGTAACCAACCTGCATATCCGCCTGCTCAGCCCAGCCATCTTTCTGCCGGAGCACAAGCAACCGCAGATGTTCGCCGACAGTCTAAAGCGGATGATTAGTCCGTGGGATGAGAATGACTGTATCGAGCTGTTCGATCCGGACTACTCCGGGGGACGCAAGACACCGGAGCTGGACTACACCCAAAGTCATCCGGGTACGGACGAGGAGATAATACTCAAACTTATAGTTTCCATGAGTTCGGGAAAGAATGAGGATGACGACGAAATTGAAGCGGAAACCAAAGCTACAAATGTCGAGCCCGCAGCAGAGGTCGTGGATTCCGAGGTCGAAGACGAAGAACCCGAAGACGAGCCAATGGAAACCACCACCAAGGAAGCGAAGTCCGAAAATTCGTATGCAGAATATAAGCCAGGCTCAGCACAGACAAGCGACGAAAGAGTACAAAAGCTGCTGGCCGAGAATGCGTGCCTCAAGGCGCAGTCAAAGCGCATGTTCCAGATAGCTTTCAAGTATATTGCTAGCTCTGACACTGGCCAGGGTGAAATCGCAGAAAAGACTAAGCGCAAGAAAGCGCTCGAGACACAGTGA
- the LOC6724891 gene encoding UPF0184 protein CG14818, which yields MSPKNNHDPSSSGDSGNTNVQEADLQEMEDVNNSLDALSCALDAVEQRTDDIMSQLRELLNSNREIRRLLAEENDNAPESGDDNMDGQAGSEVAPK from the exons ATGTCACCCAAAAACAATCATGATCCCTCGTCGTCCGGCGACTCTGGCAACACCAATGTCCAGGAGGCAGACCTACAAG AGATGGAGGACGTGAACAACAGTCTGGACGCTCTCAGCTGTGCCCTGGACGCCGTGGAGCAGCGCACAGACGATATTATGTCCCAACTACGGGAGCTGTTGAACTCTAACCGAGAGATCCGTCGCCTGCTTGCCGAGGAAAATGACAACGCTCCCGAATCGGGAGACGACAACATGGACGGGCAGGCGGGCAGCGAAGTCGCACCCAAGTAG